In Gorilla gorilla gorilla isolate KB3781 chromosome 12, NHGRI_mGorGor1-v2.1_pri, whole genome shotgun sequence, the following are encoded in one genomic region:
- the CHCHD5 gene encoding coiled-coil-helix-coiled-coil-helix domain-containing protein 5 isoform X2: MQAALEVTARYCGRELEQYGQCVAAKPESWQRDCHYLKMSIAQCTSSHPIIRQIRQACAQPFEAFEECLRQNEAAVGNCAEHMRRFLQCAEKVQPPRSPATVEAQPLPAS; the protein is encoded by the exons AT GCAGGCGGCCCTAGAGGTCACCGCTCGCTACTGTGGCCGGGAGCTGGAGCAGTATGGCCAGTGTGTGGCGGCCAAGCCGGAATCCTGGCAGCGGGACTGTCACTACCTTAAGATGAGCATTGCCCAGTGCACATCCTCCCA CCCAATCATCCGCCAGATCCGCCAGGCCTGTGCTCAGCCTTTTGAGGCCTTCGAGGAGTGTCTTCGACAGAACGAGGCAGCTGTGGGCAACTGTGCAGAGCATATGCGCCGCTTCCTGCAGTGCGCTGAGAAAGTGCAGCCGCCACGCTCACCTGCAACTGTGGAG GCACAGCCACTTCCTGCCTCCTGA
- the CHCHD5 gene encoding coiled-coil-helix-coiled-coil-helix domain-containing protein 5 isoform X1, giving the protein MQAALEVTARYCGRELEQYGQCVAAKPESWQRDCHYLKMSIAQCTSSHPIIRQIRQACAQPFEAFEECLRQNEAAVGNCAEHMRRFLQCAEKVQPPRSPATVEVRGAHLSSSLFSITSPSSFWLFRVKTLESSSALPHHHTGLCHASRIQNIITSCPI; this is encoded by the exons AT GCAGGCGGCCCTAGAGGTCACCGCTCGCTACTGTGGCCGGGAGCTGGAGCAGTATGGCCAGTGTGTGGCGGCCAAGCCGGAATCCTGGCAGCGGGACTGTCACTACCTTAAGATGAGCATTGCCCAGTGCACATCCTCCCA CCCAATCATCCGCCAGATCCGCCAGGCCTGTGCTCAGCCTTTTGAGGCCTTCGAGGAGTGTCTTCGACAGAACGAGGCAGCTGTGGGCAACTGTGCAGAGCATATGCGCCGCTTCCTGCAGTGCGCTGAGAAAGTGCAGCCGCCACGCTCACCTGCAACTGTGGAGGTAAGAGGGGCTCACCTCAGTTCATCTCTTTTCTCCATAACATCCCCTTCATCCTTCTGGTTGTTCAGGGTAAAGACTTTGGAGTCATCCTCAGCCCTACCCCACCACCACACGGGCCTTTGCCATGCATCCAGAATCCAGAACATCATCACTTCTTGCCCCATATAG
- the CHCHD5 gene encoding coiled-coil-helix-coiled-coil-helix domain-containing protein 5 isoform X3, with translation MSIAQCTSSHPIIRQIRQACAQPFEAFEECLRQNEAAVGNCAEHMRRFLQCAEKVQPPRSPATVEAQPLPAS, from the exons ATGAGCATTGCCCAGTGCACATCCTCCCA CCCAATCATCCGCCAGATCCGCCAGGCCTGTGCTCAGCCTTTTGAGGCCTTCGAGGAGTGTCTTCGACAGAACGAGGCAGCTGTGGGCAACTGTGCAGAGCATATGCGCCGCTTCCTGCAGTGCGCTGAGAAAGTGCAGCCGCCACGCTCACCTGCAACTGTGGAG GCACAGCCACTTCCTGCCTCCTGA